From the genome of Gracilibacillus salitolerans, one region includes:
- a CDS encoding ATP-binding cassette domain-containing protein, with amino-acid sequence MKAGESIMDENQYIKLTGLKENNLKNVSLLIPKKKITVFTGVSGSGKSSIVFDTISKEAGRQLNQTFTTFIQNRLPKYSRPDADSIENLSPAMVIDQKRLGGNARSTLGTITDIYAMLRLLFSRIGEPFIGYSHVFSFNDPQGMCPECEGLGKQIKPNIDKMIDQSKSLNEGAIQFPLFRVGSYYWKTFVLSDLFDNDKKLEDYTKHEWHQLLYGENIKIDLPSVWETRQDYEGVIVKFNRLYLKRDLSEHSKKTRKHVEDFTVSGACSNCGGTRLNQKVLSCKIHSYNIAELSAMELSDLSLFLKSLMDPVTKPIVDKMLASISHMNGMGLDYLTLNRETTTLSGGESQRIKMVRHLSSSLTDMIYIFDEPSIGLHPRDVENLNQMLNRIRDKGNTVIVVEHDRDVIEVADHIIDVGPEAGTQGGEIVYEGDLIGLMHSGTLTGQYMKVKPSLKEHVRHPRGYLVIDKATSHNLKGFGVRFPKHTLTVVTGVAGSGKSSLIHGELVPRFEDIVVIDQKAVSTSRRSNPATYTGIMDSIRTYFAKANHVSKSLFSFNSKGACPECGGNGVIYTDLAFMEGVQTRCETCQGKRFKDEVLQYKLGEKHIKDILDMTVNEALQFFQRTEVVPTLQALSDVGLAYMTLGQPLSTLSGGECQRIKLASELYKSGNIYVLDEPTTGLHMSDIGQLVSILNRLVDNGSTVIVIEHNMDVMKQADWLIDLGPSGGKKGGEIMFEGTPHDLVAKSNSLTAQYLKKDM; translated from the coding sequence ATGAAAGCGGGGGAGTCCATCATGGATGAAAATCAATATATTAAACTTACTGGTTTGAAAGAAAATAACTTGAAAAACGTTTCGCTCCTTATACCAAAGAAAAAAATAACGGTATTTACTGGGGTTTCTGGATCTGGTAAATCATCAATTGTGTTCGACACGATTAGTAAAGAAGCCGGGCGTCAACTAAATCAAACGTTTACGACTTTCATACAAAATCGGTTGCCAAAGTATAGTCGACCAGATGCCGATTCAATTGAAAATCTTTCTCCGGCTATGGTTATTGACCAAAAGCGATTGGGAGGGAATGCTCGCTCAACGCTGGGAACGATTACTGATATCTACGCTATGCTCAGACTTCTGTTTTCCAGAATCGGAGAGCCGTTCATAGGTTATTCTCATGTATTTTCCTTTAATGATCCACAGGGAATGTGCCCTGAATGTGAGGGACTAGGGAAACAAATCAAACCAAATATAGATAAAATGATTGATCAATCAAAGTCACTAAATGAAGGGGCGATACAATTTCCGTTATTCCGTGTAGGCAGCTACTACTGGAAAACATTTGTATTATCCGATCTTTTTGATAACGACAAGAAATTGGAAGACTACACGAAACATGAGTGGCATCAGTTACTATATGGAGAAAACATAAAAATCGATTTGCCTTCAGTTTGGGAAACTCGTCAAGACTATGAGGGAGTGATAGTTAAATTTAACAGACTTTATCTGAAGCGGGATTTAAGCGAGCATTCCAAAAAAACAAGGAAACATGTCGAAGATTTTACGGTGTCAGGTGCTTGTTCTAATTGTGGCGGAACAAGGCTGAATCAGAAAGTGTTAAGTTGTAAAATACATTCGTACAATATCGCAGAGCTTTCTGCAATGGAGTTGAGTGATTTATCTCTTTTTTTAAAAAGTCTCATGGATCCCGTCACAAAACCGATTGTCGATAAAATGTTGGCGAGTATCTCACATATGAATGGTATGGGCCTAGACTATTTAACGTTAAATAGAGAGACCACGACGCTTTCAGGGGGTGAATCTCAACGAATTAAAATGGTTCGCCATTTAAGCAGCAGTTTAACCGATATGATCTACATTTTCGACGAACCAAGCATTGGGTTGCATCCCCGTGATGTCGAGAATTTGAATCAAATGCTTAACAGAATTCGTGATAAGGGAAACACAGTCATTGTTGTGGAACATGATCGGGATGTAATCGAGGTGGCAGATCACATTATTGATGTTGGCCCCGAAGCCGGGACACAAGGTGGAGAGATCGTTTATGAAGGTGATCTTATTGGACTGATGCATTCAGGAACATTGACTGGTCAGTATATGAAGGTAAAGCCTTCATTGAAGGAACATGTACGTCATCCACGAGGTTATCTGGTAATCGATAAAGCCACTTCTCATAATTTAAAAGGATTTGGAGTAAGGTTTCCGAAGCATACATTGACCGTTGTAACTGGGGTGGCTGGTTCTGGCAAAAGCAGTTTGATACATGGTGAGCTAGTTCCGCGTTTTGAAGATATTGTTGTGATTGACCAAAAGGCGGTGAGTACTTCTAGACGATCCAATCCAGCTACCTATACCGGAATTATGGATTCCATTCGAACGTACTTTGCAAAAGCAAATCATGTTAGTAAATCTTTATTTAGCTTTAATTCAAAAGGAGCCTGTCCAGAATGTGGTGGAAACGGGGTTATCTATACGGATTTGGCATTCATGGAGGGTGTTCAAACACGATGCGAAACTTGCCAGGGAAAACGATTTAAGGATGAAGTTCTACAGTATAAACTAGGGGAAAAACATATCAAAGATATCTTAGACATGACCGTCAACGAAGCGCTTCAATTCTTCCAGAGAACAGAAGTAGTTCCAACGCTTCAAGCATTATCTGACGTTGGATTGGCTTATATGACATTGGGACAACCTTTAAGTACGTTATCTGGTGGCGAATGCCAAAGAATAAAACTAGCCAGCGAATTGTATAAATCCGGAAACATTTATGTACTGGATGAGCCGACGACAGGACTGCACATGTCTGATATTGGCCAGTTGGTATCGATCTTAAACCGCCTTGTGGATAATGGAAGTACAGTCATTGTGATTGAACACAATATGGATGTGATGAAGCAAGCAGACTGGCTGATCGATTTGGGGCCAAGCGGTGGAAAAAAAGGGGGTGAAATTATGTTTGAAGGCACGCCACATGATTTGGTAGCAAAGAGTAACTCCCTAACCGCTCAATATCTAAAAAAAGACATGTAG
- a CDS encoding xylulokinase, with amino-acid sequence MTHSSTLILAHDIGTSGVKATLFNRFGNLVDSCTTNYQTYFMKENEVEQNPDDWWKAICHATKHLLNTNKIAPSNIEVITFSGQMMGVVPVDKKANPIRKALIWADMRASQQAYHACAEFGEDHLYKLTGNKMTSSYSGAKMAWLKENEHSSYQKAYKLLQAKDYIVAKLTGNFLTDFSDVSGTNLYDIRKKGWIEDLIHFWGLDIAKLPEVVSSTTIAGYIKEEIADQIGLLSGTPVVIGGADGACAALGAGITQIGDTFNYLGSSSWIAGVSDTPVLDRQKRTFNFIHLDHSKYLPMGTMQAAGSLIDWVITQWYKELAKENKNKAYEIMNQEMNDSAIGARKLVFLPYLLGERSPWWNADIKASILGLTAQHQRGDIARAAMEGISFNLSLIYGAFIESGLKMDNMWLFGGGANSPIWRQMLSDLYNIHSLFLMMLMKQHLKELQL; translated from the coding sequence ATGACTCATTCATCTACATTAATTTTAGCTCACGACATTGGTACCAGCGGTGTTAAAGCAACTCTTTTTAATCGCTTCGGTAATCTTGTTGATAGCTGCACTACCAATTATCAAACCTATTTCATGAAGGAAAATGAGGTTGAGCAAAACCCTGATGATTGGTGGAAAGCAATATGTCACGCCACAAAACACTTACTTAATACAAATAAAATAGCACCAAGTAATATTGAGGTTATTACTTTTAGTGGACAAATGATGGGTGTCGTTCCAGTCGATAAAAAAGCCAATCCTATTCGAAAAGCGCTGATTTGGGCAGATATGCGCGCTAGTCAACAGGCATATCATGCATGTGCAGAATTTGGTGAAGACCATTTATACAAACTAACCGGCAACAAAATGACCTCGTCCTATAGCGGAGCTAAAATGGCTTGGTTAAAGGAAAATGAACATTCTTCGTATCAGAAAGCATATAAATTGTTACAAGCTAAAGATTATATAGTTGCAAAATTAACAGGAAACTTCTTAACTGATTTCTCTGATGTTAGCGGTACCAACCTATATGATATTCGCAAGAAAGGTTGGATTGAAGATCTGATCCATTTTTGGGGCTTAGATATAGCAAAATTACCTGAAGTAGTATCATCCACCACCATCGCCGGTTATATAAAAGAAGAAATCGCTGATCAAATAGGTTTATTAAGTGGTACTCCTGTAGTGATTGGCGGAGCTGATGGAGCTTGCGCAGCATTAGGGGCAGGAATCACCCAGATTGGAGATACCTTCAATTATTTGGGGTCTTCATCATGGATTGCTGGTGTTAGTGACACACCTGTACTGGACAGACAAAAAAGGACCTTTAATTTTATTCACCTTGACCATTCTAAATATTTGCCTATGGGTACGATGCAAGCAGCTGGCAGCTTGATAGATTGGGTCATAACACAATGGTACAAAGAATTGGCAAAAGAAAATAAAAATAAGGCATATGAAATAATGAATCAAGAAATGAACGATTCCGCAATAGGGGCAAGGAAACTTGTTTTTCTCCCCTATTTACTAGGGGAAAGATCTCCTTGGTGGAATGCTGATATAAAAGCATCGATACTCGGATTAACAGCTCAACATCAACGTGGAGATATCGCACGAGCAGCTATGGAGGGGATATCTTTTAACTTAAGTCTTATTTATGGCGCCTTTATTGAAAGCGGTTTAAAAATGGATAACATGTGGCTTTTCGGCGGAGGTGCTAACAGTCCAATATGGCGGCAAATGTTATCTGATTTGTACAATATCCACTCGCTATTCCTCATGATGTTAATGAAACAACATCTAAAGGAGCTGCAATTGTAG
- a CDS encoding LacI family DNA-binding transcriptional regulator — protein MVTIYDIAKKANVSPMTVSRVINNSGNIRMATREKVEKAIKELGYVPNSAARSLTSNQTKTLGLILTDISNPFFSKIARGAEDAAVEMDYRVLMSNTDEDSDKEINYIDMMLSARVDGVLIAPTSDKTLDQIKRLRDHNIPVVLIDRTIEGFVGDYVLGDSYEGSRKLVEHLIGYGHRNIALINGPSNVSTARERQRGYLETLKLNDLPVHEKYISEIDFKSVQAGNTKSIVEQLMQLPEEKRPTAIFAANNFIAISVMKALKELGLHVPKDISVVCFDEVEPVVYFDPFFTVAAQPAAELGKIGIQFLIERVEQKNVEQERKIILPPDIHIRKSTRRIK, from the coding sequence ATGGTGACAATCTATGATATCGCAAAAAAAGCAAATGTTTCTCCGATGACAGTTTCTAGAGTGATTAATAATTCTGGTAACATTCGCATGGCAACGCGGGAAAAAGTTGAAAAAGCAATAAAAGAACTAGGATATGTGCCTAATTCTGCAGCAAGAAGCTTAACATCCAATCAAACGAAAACATTGGGTTTAATCTTAACAGATATATCGAACCCTTTTTTCTCAAAAATCGCAAGAGGCGCAGAAGATGCTGCTGTAGAAATGGATTACCGTGTATTAATGAGTAATACGGATGAGGATAGCGATAAAGAAATCAATTACATTGATATGATGCTCTCAGCAAGAGTTGATGGAGTCTTGATAGCCCCAACAAGTGATAAAACTTTAGATCAAATTAAACGGCTGAGGGACCATAATATCCCTGTGGTTCTAATTGACAGAACGATTGAAGGGTTTGTAGGAGATTATGTCTTAGGTGATAGTTATGAAGGTAGTCGAAAGCTAGTAGAACATTTAATTGGATATGGACATCGAAATATTGCACTTATCAATGGGCCATCCAATGTTTCGACAGCAAGAGAACGGCAGAGAGGTTATTTAGAAACGCTCAAATTGAATGACTTACCTGTACATGAAAAGTATATTTCCGAAATTGATTTTAAAAGTGTTCAAGCCGGAAATACGAAAAGTATTGTAGAGCAGCTTATGCAATTGCCTGAAGAGAAGCGGCCAACAGCGATTTTTGCAGCAAACAACTTTATTGCAATTAGTGTGATGAAGGCATTGAAAGAGTTAGGGTTACATGTTCCAAAGGATATTTCGGTAGTGTGTTTTGACGAGGTAGAGCCGGTTGTTTATTTTGATCCATTTTTTACGGTTGCAGCTCAACCAGCGGCCGAACTAGGCAAAATTGGTATTCAGTTTCTTATTGAAAGAGTAGAACAGAAGAATGTAGAGCAAGAACGAAAGATTATATTACCTCCCGATATCCATATAAGAAAGTCTACAAGAAGAATCAAATAA
- a CDS encoding ABC transporter substrate-binding protein, translating to MKKKLLALLVVFVSILFVLSACGSESEEASENNNAENEDAKESGTEETATTDEDAGDKPYVAIVSKGFQHQFWQAVQRGAEQAAEEFDVEITFEGPENESQVDKQMEMLQAALDKNPDAIGFAALDSQAASPLLEKADESDIPVIAFDSGVDSDIPLTTASTDNYAAAALAAEKMAELIGEQGKVALVVHDQVSVTGVQRRDGFVETIEENYPDIEIVDTQYGGGDHLESTNLAKTMIQAHPDIAGIYGSNEGSAIGVVNAVRELSKEGEVTVVGFDSGKQQIDAINEGIMAGAITQNPEGIGYETVKAAVDALNGEEVPENIDTGFYWYDADNMEDEEIQAAVYE from the coding sequence ATGAAGAAAAAATTATTAGCACTTTTAGTTGTCTTTGTCTCTATTTTATTTGTCTTATCAGCTTGCGGTAGTGAATCTGAAGAAGCATCTGAAAATAATAATGCTGAAAACGAGGATGCAAAAGAATCTGGTACGGAAGAGACAGCTACAACCGATGAAGATGCTGGTGACAAGCCTTACGTAGCAATTGTTTCTAAAGGGTTCCAACATCAGTTTTGGCAAGCAGTACAAAGGGGTGCTGAACAAGCAGCAGAAGAATTTGATGTAGAGATTACTTTTGAAGGCCCGGAAAATGAATCACAAGTAGATAAACAAATGGAAATGTTACAAGCAGCTCTAGATAAAAATCCTGATGCAATCGGTTTTGCTGCATTAGATTCGCAAGCAGCATCACCACTACTAGAGAAAGCTGATGAATCTGATATTCCTGTTATTGCGTTTGATTCTGGTGTTGATAGCGATATTCCACTTACAACTGCATCGACAGATAACTATGCTGCCGCTGCGTTAGCTGCAGAAAAAATGGCGGAATTAATTGGTGAACAAGGGAAAGTTGCATTAGTCGTACATGACCAGGTATCTGTTACTGGTGTACAGCGTCGCGATGGTTTTGTGGAAACAATAGAAGAAAATTATCCTGATATTGAAATTGTAGATACTCAATATGGTGGTGGTGATCATTTAGAGTCTACTAACCTAGCAAAAACAATGATACAAGCACATCCTGATATTGCCGGAATTTATGGATCTAATGAAGGGTCAGCAATAGGTGTCGTGAATGCTGTCAGAGAGTTAAGTAAAGAAGGCGAAGTAACGGTGGTTGGTTTTGACTCTGGTAAACAACAAATCGATGCAATAAATGAAGGCATAATGGCTGGTGCGATCACGCAAAATCCAGAGGGAATCGGATATGAAACTGTCAAAGCTGCAGTAGACGCATTAAATGGTGAAGAAGTACCTGAAAATATTGATACGGGATTCTATTGGTATGATGCTGACAATATGGAAGATGAAGAGATTCAAGCTGCGGTTTATGAATAA
- a CDS encoding ABC transporter permease, with product MSTLTSNPSTSNQKKRLVSSGALQQILAFASLIILVIFFSIASENFLQWSNIEGILLSTTVIGILALGTTFVIITGGIDLSIGTGMTLTSVMTGVFIVFLGLPVLLGIIGGIVTGALIGFISGFSVSILRIPPFIATLAMMMIAEGLSLVISGASPIYFSDVEGFNNIALGSIFPGAIPNAVLIFFIMVLIGWILLSKTIVGRYTFSIGSNEEATRLSGINVKKWKMIIYTIAGCFTGVAGVIMASRLNSAQPALGMGYELEAIAAVVIGGTSLSGGKGSLIGTMIGALIMSVLTNGLRIMSIPQEWQTVVIGFVILLAVYFDMLRKKNS from the coding sequence GTGTCAACATTAACAAGTAACCCATCAACAAGTAATCAAAAGAAAAGACTTGTAAGTTCTGGAGCATTGCAACAAATATTAGCATTTGCCAGTCTTATTATTTTAGTTATCTTTTTTTCTATTGCTTCAGAGAATTTTTTGCAATGGTCTAATATTGAAGGAATACTATTATCTACTACAGTCATTGGTATCCTTGCCCTAGGAACAACTTTTGTCATTATTACGGGTGGAATCGATCTATCTATTGGTACAGGGATGACGTTAACTTCTGTCATGACAGGTGTATTTATCGTATTTCTTGGATTACCAGTCCTACTCGGTATTATTGGTGGAATTGTTACAGGTGCATTGATTGGTTTTATATCTGGTTTTTCCGTATCTATCCTAAGGATCCCGCCATTCATTGCAACACTAGCAATGATGATGATAGCAGAAGGATTATCTCTCGTCATTTCAGGAGCATCACCTATTTATTTTAGTGATGTTGAAGGATTTAATAACATTGCATTAGGTTCAATATTTCCTGGAGCTATCCCAAATGCAGTGTTAATTTTCTTCATTATGGTTTTAATTGGATGGATTTTATTATCGAAAACGATTGTAGGTCGATATACTTTTTCCATCGGGAGTAATGAAGAAGCAACCAGACTATCCGGGATCAACGTTAAAAAATGGAAGATGATTATCTACACGATCGCCGGATGCTTTACTGGTGTAGCAGGGGTTATTATGGCATCACGATTAAATTCTGCACAGCCTGCATTAGGTATGGGGTATGAATTAGAAGCGATTGCAGCTGTTGTGATTGGTGGTACTTCTTTAAGTGGTGGTAAAGGTTCGCTTATTGGTACCATGATTGGTGCACTAATTATGAGTGTCCTAACGAATGGTCTACGTATTATGTCCATCCCTCAGGAGTGGCAAACAGTTGTTATAGGTTTTGTTATATTATTAGCTGTTTACTTTGATATGTTACGCAAAAAGAATAGTTAA
- a CDS encoding helix-turn-helix transcriptional regulator yields the protein MKIDRLLGIIVLLIHKKRMKAVDLSNYFEVAERTIYRDMETLSRAGIPILSIAGKEGGYELMPRFRLDKKYLTLDDLLSIQWALNSVQQATGFEEIHQLVLKINQLIEPSAMKEKSIQLDMSSTTIQMEHVKTIYNAIQNGDVLRICYVDHRGTETDRSIEPMGIYLKDGFWYTWAYCLLRNELRVFKLTRIVDIYLTGCSFIRRPFVIEDIDANRGQSVESETTTFTAYLQFNSCMRAKVLDDFREEEIINNQDGKLSIAKEFYSMDQAISQILSYGNQVRIIYPKELMTTFIEHIEEIRQLYNE from the coding sequence ATGAAGATTGATCGTTTACTGGGAATCATTGTGCTGTTAATTCATAAGAAAAGAATGAAAGCAGTGGATTTGTCAAATTACTTTGAGGTGGCTGAACGAACCATTTATAGGGACATGGAAACCCTTAGTCGTGCAGGAATTCCGATTCTATCAATCGCAGGAAAAGAGGGTGGGTACGAATTGATGCCCAGGTTTAGGCTAGATAAGAAGTATCTCACCCTAGATGATTTACTTTCGATACAGTGGGCACTTAATAGTGTTCAACAAGCAACAGGATTTGAGGAAATTCACCAATTAGTTTTAAAAATCAATCAGCTAATTGAGCCAAGCGCAATGAAAGAGAAGAGTATCCAATTAGATATGTCATCTACAACTATACAAATGGAGCATGTTAAAACGATCTATAATGCTATTCAAAACGGCGATGTTCTAAGAATTTGCTATGTAGATCATAGAGGAACGGAAACTGATCGATCCATTGAACCGATGGGAATCTATTTAAAAGATGGTTTCTGGTATACTTGGGCTTACTGCTTATTACGAAACGAGTTACGTGTATTCAAACTCACACGTATCGTAGATATATATCTTACTGGGTGTTCTTTTATTAGGCGCCCCTTTGTCATAGAGGATATAGATGCAAACAGGGGACAATCTGTGGAAAGTGAAACAACAACTTTTACTGCATACCTCCAATTTAACAGCTGTATGAGAGCGAAAGTATTGGATGATTTCCGGGAAGAGGAAATCATAAATAATCAGGATGGTAAGTTGAGTATCGCAAAGGAGTTTTACTCCATGGATCAAGCTATATCTCAAATTTTGAGTTACGGGAATCAAGTTCGAATTATCTATCCTAAGGAGTTAATGACAACATTTATCGAACATATTGAAGAAATAAGGCAATTGTACAACGAGTAA
- a CDS encoding sugar ABC transporter ATP-binding protein, whose product MSNKILEMQNINKSFPGVKALSDVQLDLHRGEVLALIGENGAGKSTLMKILTGIYQKDEGSIIYDGKEIAPSNTKEAQELGINIIHQELNLMPDLTVAENIFIGREPRDKLNFFLKNKELNQKTAELFQKLNISLNPRTKISELTVAKQQMVEIAKALSFNAKILIMDEPTAALTDKEINTLFDIITWLKNEGVAIIYISHRMEELKRISDRITVMRDGEYIATLPTETTEIRQVVSLMVGREVKIEQKVSDPDVFTDTVLEVNNLHNNYIKNVSFHLKKGEILGFAGLVGAGRTEVARAIFGADPFSGEIKINGKAVTIKQPVDAAKHGIGYLSEDRKRFGLMLEMTVKENIVISSLANYSTAAFVKPTNMKTDAEDYSSKLKVKTPSVNQQVKLLSGGNQQKIVIAKWLLKDCDILIFDEPTRGIDVGAKQEIYDLLEMLADQGKSIIMISSELTEVLRLSDRIIVMNEGRITGELLNRDANQEKIMELATKHN is encoded by the coding sequence ATGTCCAATAAAATACTTGAGATGCAAAACATTAACAAGTCATTTCCTGGTGTAAAGGCATTATCTGATGTGCAATTGGACTTACACCGTGGTGAAGTTTTAGCATTGATCGGGGAAAACGGTGCTGGCAAATCTACATTGATGAAGATATTAACCGGCATCTACCAAAAAGATGAAGGCAGTATTATTTATGATGGAAAAGAAATAGCGCCTTCTAATACCAAGGAAGCCCAAGAACTCGGAATCAATATTATTCATCAGGAATTAAACCTTATGCCAGATTTAACTGTCGCTGAAAATATATTTATTGGCCGAGAACCAAGAGATAAACTAAATTTCTTTTTAAAAAATAAAGAATTAAATCAAAAAACGGCTGAATTATTTCAAAAATTAAATATTAGCTTAAATCCAAGAACGAAAATTTCTGAATTAACTGTCGCAAAACAACAAATGGTGGAAATCGCCAAGGCCTTATCGTTTAATGCAAAAATACTTATCATGGACGAACCTACCGCTGCTTTAACAGACAAAGAAATCAATACATTATTTGATATTATTACTTGGTTAAAAAATGAAGGTGTTGCCATTATCTATATTTCACACCGAATGGAAGAATTAAAACGCATTTCTGATCGAATCACTGTTATGAGAGATGGAGAGTATATTGCTACACTACCCACAGAAACAACAGAAATCCGCCAAGTCGTTTCATTAATGGTTGGTAGGGAAGTAAAAATCGAACAGAAAGTTTCTGATCCAGATGTATTTACTGATACTGTCCTTGAAGTAAACAACTTACATAACAACTATATTAAAAATGTATCATTTCATCTTAAAAAGGGAGAGATATTGGGATTCGCTGGTTTAGTTGGTGCTGGGAGAACAGAAGTAGCCAGAGCAATTTTTGGAGCGGATCCCTTTTCGGGTGAAATAAAAATAAACGGAAAGGCAGTAACGATCAAACAGCCAGTCGATGCCGCTAAACACGGGATTGGATACTTATCCGAGGATCGAAAACGCTTTGGTCTTATGCTTGAAATGACTGTAAAAGAAAACATTGTAATATCTTCTTTGGCTAATTATTCGACTGCCGCTTTTGTTAAACCAACCAACATGAAAACAGATGCTGAAGATTATTCCAGTAAATTAAAAGTAAAAACACCGAGTGTCAACCAACAGGTAAAGCTGCTATCTGGTGGTAATCAACAAAAGATCGTCATTGCTAAATGGTTACTAAAGGATTGCGATATTTTAATTTTTGATGAACCTACTAGAGGTATTGATGTTGGTGCAAAACAAGAGATTTATGATTTATTGGAAATGTTAGCTGATCAGGGTAAATCGATTATTATGATCTCTTCGGAATTAACCGAGGTTTTGAGACTCAGCGACCGTATTATAGTGATGAACGAAGGTCGGATAACTGGTGAATTATTAAATCGAGACGCAAACCAAGAAAAAATTATGGAGCTTGCTACAAAGCATAACTAA
- a CDS encoding transaldolase family protein produces MEIYLDTANPDHLQFASKFPFLNGITTNPSIIAKEKDSFKNVIKRINQHIQGKVWMQVTETTAEAMYQEAIELKNWVDHPVIKLPMNEDGLEAAYRLRQENIEVNMTLIYSLSQVVLAAKADVNYISPYIGRMDDQSLDGQTFIKHSKEIIQSFGASTKIIGASIRNTQVVADLARYGYDAITIPFPIFKKMFQSPLTTEGLAVFQSDWEKYTTSLK; encoded by the coding sequence ATGGAAATATACCTAGATACTGCAAATCCAGATCATTTACAATTTGCTTCTAAGTTTCCTTTCTTAAATGGTATTACAACCAATCCAAGCATCATCGCAAAGGAAAAAGACTCATTTAAAAATGTAATCAAAAGAATAAACCAGCATATTCAAGGCAAAGTTTGGATGCAAGTTACCGAAACTACAGCAGAAGCAATGTATCAAGAAGCTATCGAATTAAAGAATTGGGTCGATCATCCTGTCATTAAGTTACCTATGAATGAAGATGGCTTGGAAGCTGCTTATCGACTGAGACAAGAAAATATTGAAGTAAATATGACCCTCATCTACTCACTATCACAAGTCGTACTTGCAGCTAAAGCAGATGTTAATTATATTAGCCCATACATCGGCAGAATGGATGATCAAAGCCTTGATGGGCAAACATTTATTAAACATTCTAAAGAAATTATTCAGTCATTTGGTGCATCTACTAAAATTATTGGTGCTAGTATAAGAAATACTCAGGTTGTCGCTGATTTAGCTAGATATGGATATGATGCTATTACGATACCTTTTCCAATCTTCAAAAAGATGTTTCAATCTCCTTTAACAACGGAAGGATTAGCAGTGTTTCAGAGTGATTGGGAAAAATACACGACCAGTCTTAAGTAA